One genomic region from Myripristis murdjan chromosome 7, fMyrMur1.1, whole genome shotgun sequence encodes:
- the dffa gene encoding DNA fragmentation factor subunit alpha: MTERKPCKVCNFTRQKSYGLVVPSLDELKIKGCEFLGFSPSDAVSVVLEDDGTIVEDEAYFLCLPSNTKFMLLQERETWSPIRKIDGGTAWMTRDSMVLVADSVDSSSGTEPWRILAQQLKQDLASIILMSEADLQTLVDTPCPELASVLGFQEKKAESLQETLQRVLDRREEERQSKELLQLYIKAAEREDKQEMEPSEPSQEGAGDMDVPDAMEVDAASGFMTRTLMVLKGKTSPETRLSTEELQMVVSRGVESMEKVLGLDSERTSGLVQACEAELTRRLQQVQALHSLSSHTQLDGNQQSNKSTEDSQDEPAKGSK; encoded by the exons ATGACTGAACGAAAACCTTGTAAAGTGTGTAATTTCACACGACAGAAGTCATACGGTTTGGTGGTGCCTTCTTTAGATGAACTAAAGATAAAAG GGTGTGAGTTTCTTGGTTTCAGCCCCAGTGACGCTGTCTCAGTGGTACTTGAAGATGACGGGACAATAGTGGAAGATGAAGCATACTTTCTGTGCTTACCCTCAAACACAAAGTTCATGCTCTtgcaagaaagagagacatggtCTCCGATTCGCAAGA TTGATGGTGGCACCGCCTGGATGACCAGGGATTCCATGGTGCTGGTGGCTGACTCTGTTGACAGCTCCAGTGGAACGGAGCCATGGCGGATCCTGGCCCAGCAGCTGAAACAGGACCTGGCCAGTATTATTCTCATGTCAGAGGCAGATTTACAG ACCTTGGTGGACACCCCTTGCCCTGAGCTCGCCTCTGTGCTGGGCTTCCAAGAGAAGAAGGCTGAGAGCCTCCAGGAGACCCTGCAGAGGGTGCTCGaccgcagagaggaggagaggcagtctaaagagctgctccagctctaCATCAAAGCTGCTGAAAGAGAGGACAAGCAAGAGATGGAGCCCAGTGAGCCCAGCCAGGAAG GGGCTGGTGACATGGATGTGCCAGACGCGATGGAAGTGGACGCAGCATCTGGTTTCATGACCAGGACCTTGATGGTCCTCAAGGGCAAAACGAGCCCTGAGACCAGGCTCTCCACCGAGGAGCTGCAG ATGGTGGTGAGCAGGGGAGTGGAAAGCATGGAGAAAGTGCTGGGCTTGGACAGTGAGAGGACTTCTGGGCTGGTGCAGGCCTGTGAAGCCGAGCTAACCAGACGGCTACAGCAGGTTCAGGCTCTGCACTCtctcagcagccacacacagctGGATGGCAATCAGCAGTCCAACAAAAGCACTGAGGACAGCCAGGACGAGCCAGCCAAAGGCAGCAAGTAG